From a region of the Dictyostelium discoideum AX4 chromosome 2 chromosome, whole genome shotgun sequence genome:
- the hbx5-1 gene encoding homeodomain containing protein (Similar to HOX) has protein sequence METIVNNQNNGQQNTVPTQSFSSSVYMNYDFFDSQQLQQPQHQPQHYQQQDSFVSPNLDNNNPQIHVQSNNYNQNGFVGYNNSNNNNNNNQHMNNQYSNSFHNNNSSGFMAFQNNSSNFNNQNNNNSNNNNNNNNINSYDYNNSNNNNYNNNNNTHSNNSNNNNNNNNSNYWNNNNNNNNNNNNNNNNNNNNNNNNNNNNNSNNNNNNNNNNNHHHHHHQQQSQPTSPYNNPIQHNPNDMKFNGQHNPFNGNQMVMDNNNNNNNNNNSNVFNSNSNSNVFNSNSGSFLQINNNNGSFSSYNNNNNNNNNNNSNSNNNNNNNNNNNNNNNNNNNNNNNNNNNNNSNNNNNNQFSQSYDSTLGNNRFSSMMGQPIQQQQSPPQQQQQQSFIQSSPQAIPASNCNGNGSTSSSTSPLSPTLIGSAPGTPTSMLATTLFGFNLSSSPTSSPSSPVKKGKSQSALALSSSGGSGGSSGRKKPQKHDSMSSITNTNLKSTQASTLKESKRSNSSPNLKKQMQLQQLQQQQKLNENGTLIPPLPFASISENITNNNNNNNNNNNNNNNNNNNNNITNNPLSGSMEFPNSNNINQSSDSINGEFNIGQPESPKMYNSSPSPPPNATSTTKGGKKSKKSLHISTTQQSPSLNGSTGGSMLTPTMSGLSLSGGGSGGGFSPLISPTGTTSNKDLQSSPSPSPLLKSMSMGKLDLQDSIDSMSSPLSPNSSLSSSNGLLPPPPNSNNMNSSGGIPTPSTPTSPPPLTHHINIFSNLEFVKQLKDHLLPNDFKPEEHALERNLLRFQQFVKTLAEPLQRDVVTSMFELSVDAQLQYGSNLDNDNLSALMLFRRKILNFNLFRMMMLNDPNSFIPLPSPFPIQTTTISSNGTIVNPTNVNNNNINNNNNNNNNNNNNNNNNNNNNNNNNNNNTTTTTTTTTSANTVQSGTTSNSNLVFQQTSNSNTLSPSQQQQQQTQQQQSINGSSTGSLSDAQYQDLGIHLDTSSANSGCGINVSIGSSIGGGGGGSSLNGSNLNGSSSISGSISGGSSNGGGQFIMSPQFSLDGAYQQQQPSSYNINNEMELAEKDEDEIFNNNNKDNNNNNNNNNNNNNNNNNNNNNNNNNNNNNNSSSINSNINNVNNCNINNNSNSNNGSINSPRPSTPTTLNSSGKRSKKIYRGDSFGAGNDISTGLMASSDQIIPPPQQQQHQQLVNNNNNNMNNSENNILLADSNKGLSVSLGSLPTNTPSSMEIEQQQQQQQQQQQQQQQQHLNQQQILHQQLHHHLSSSLGGAQFTNIQQQQQQQSGNIFYNSPYNSSQVYMNPYGTSITNTSLAGPSTTSSAMQHMITNMTSSNIIVNNQNNNNNDQNNNNNNNNNNNSTTNSNVNNNNNTTNTPSSPPQPNNCTPTQTSIITSNGVVVPSLQMRGTITNPPPVLPTPDTLVLQQQQQQQQQQQQQQQQQQQQQQQQQQQQQQETPHTPTSNSISSPRSSPVHQQSPSNTNTTTTSTTTIRHSAVTQLSFAGLHNQQVSPISPRSPRSPHGTSGDYNDGSQSPSSRRKNRFTDFQIKRMNDCFENLDKNNNGKFTSEEICQIATELGLTDQQVRVFFQNKRARSRPSPRGQPTNPLTSSTNNGNNSNLALQHLQQQHLQQVQQQQQQLLQLQQQQQQQQQQLHQQSANTTPQLNSMNPNSINYNNNNNNNNNNNNNNNNNNNNNNNNNNNNNNIINNNITTINE, from the exons atggagACAATagtaaataatcaaaataatggACAACAAAACACTGTTCCAACTCAATCATTTTCCTCCTCTGTATATATgaattatgatttttttgattcacaacaattacaacaacctcaacatcAACCTCAACACTATCAACAACAAGATTCTTTTGTATCACCAAACTTAGATAACAACAACCCACAAATTCATGTGCAATCA aataattataatcaaaatgGTTTCGTTggatataataatagtaataataataataataataatcagcACATGAATAACCAATATAGTAATAgttttcataataataatagtagtggaTTTATGgcttttcaaaataatagcagcaattttaataatcaaaataataataatagtaataataataataataataataatataaattcttATGActacaataatagtaataataataattataataataataataatactcacagtaataatagtaataataataataataataataatagtaattattggaataataataataataataataataataataataataataataataataataataataataataataataataataataataataatagtaataataataataataataataataataataaccatcatcatcatcaccatcaacaacaatcacaaccaaCTTCACCATATAATAATCCGATTCAACATAACCCAAACGATATGAAATTTAATGGACAACATAATCCATTCAATGGAAACCAAATGGTTatggataataataataataataataacaataataatagtaatgtaTTTAATAGTAACAGTAATAGCAATGtatttaatagtaatagtggtTCATTTTTGCaaataaacaacaataatggatcattttcatcttataataataataacaataataataataataataatagtaatagtaataataataataataataataataataataataataataataataataataataataataataataataataataataataataatagtaataataataataataaccaattCAGTCAATCATATGATTCCACATTGGGAAATAACCGATTTTCATCAATGATGGGTCAAccaatacaacaacaacaatcaccacctcaacaacaacagcaacaatcATTTATTCAAAGTTCACCACAAGCAATACCAGCATCAAattgtaatggtaatggatcaacatcatcatcaacatcacctTTATCACCAACATTGATTGGATCAGCACCAGGTACACCAACATCAATGTTGGCAACAACattatttggttttaatttatcatcatcaccaacatcatcaccatcatcacctgTTAAAAAAGGTAAATCACAATCTGCATTAGCATTATcaagtagtggtggtagtggcgGTAGTAGTGGAAGAAAGAAACCACAAAAACATGACTCAATGTCTTCaattacaaatacaaatttaaaatcaacacAAGCATCAACATTAAAAGAAAGTAAAAGATCAAATAGTTCACCAaatcttaaaaaacaaatgcaacttcaacaattacaacaacaacaaaaattaaatgaaaatggtacTTTAATACCTCCATTACCATTTGCTTCAATTTCTGAAAATATAacgaataataataataataataataataataataataataataataataataataataataataatataacgAATAATCCATTAAGTGGATCAATGGAATTtccaaatagtaataatataaatcaaaGTAGTGATAGTATAAATGGTGAATTTAATATTGGCCAACCTGAATCACCAAAAATGTAtaattcatcaccatcaccaccaccaaatgCAACATCAACCACAAAGGGAggtaaaaaatcaaagaaatcattaCACATTTCAACAACTCAacaatcaccatcattaaatGGTAGCACCGGTGGCAGTATGTTAACACCAACAATGTCAggtttatcattatcagGTGGTGGCAGTGGTGGTGGCTTCTCACCATTAATTTCACCAACTGGTACCACTAGTAACAAAGATTTgcaatcatcaccatcaccatctcCATTGCTAAAATCAATGAGTATGGGTAAATTGGATTTACAAGATTCAATCGACTCAATGTCGTCACCTTTGTCACCAAATTCTTCATTATCCTCTTCAAATGgtttattaccaccaccaccaaattCAAACAATATGAACTCAAGTGGTGGTATtccaacaccatcaacaccaacatcaccaccaccattaactCATcatattaacatttttagTAATTTAGAGTTTGTTAAACAATTGAAGGATCatttattaccaaatgatTTCAAACCTGAGGAACACGCATTGGAGAGAAATTTATTAAGATTTCAACAATTTGTTAAAACTTTGGCAGAACCATTACAAAGGGATGTCGTCACATCAATGTTTGAACTGTCAGTTGATGCTCAACTCCAGTATGGTAGTAATttagataatgataatttatcagCATTAATGTTATTTCGTagaaagattttaaattttaatctaTTTCGTATGATGATGTTAAATGATCCAAATAGTTTCATACCATTACCTTCCCCATTCCCAATTCAAACTACAACAATCTCTTCAAATGGTACTATTGTTAATCCaacaaatgtaaataataataatattaataataataataataataataataataataataataataataataataataataataataataataataataataataataatacaactacaacaaccactACAACTACTTCTGCGAATACTGTTCAATCTGGTACAActagtaatagtaatttagTTTTCCAACAAACTTCAAATTCTAATACTTTATCACcatctcaacaacaacaacaacaaactcaacaacaacaatctatTAATGGTAGTAGTACTGGTAGTTTAAGTGATGCCCAATATCAAGATTTAGGTATTCATTTAGATACATCTTCTGCTAATAGTGGTTGTGGTATTAATGTTAGTATTGGTAGTagtattggtggtggtggtggtggtagtagtttGAATGGtagtaatttaaatggtagtagtagtattagtGGTAGtattagtggtggtagtagtaatggtggtggtcaATTTATTATGTCACCTCAATTTTCATTGGATGGTgcatatcaacaacaacaaccaagttcatataatattaataatgaaatggAATTAGCtgaaaaagatgaagatgaaatatttaataataacaacaaagataataataataataataataataataataataataataataataataataataataataataataataataataataataataataataatagtagtagtattaatagtaatattaataatgtaaataattgtaatataaataataatagtaatagtaataacggTAGCATTAATTCACCAAGACCATCAACACCTACAACTCTAAATAGTAGCGGAAAGAGAAGTAAAAAGATATATAGAGGTGATTCATTTGGTGCAGGTAATGATATTAGTACTGGTTTAATGGCTAGTTCAGATCAAATCattccaccaccacaacaacaacaacaccaacaacttgtaaataataataataataatatgaataacagtgaaaataatatattattggCAGATTCCAATAAAGGATTATCAGTTTCATTGGGTTCATTACCAACAAATACACCATCTTCTATGGAAAtcgaacaacaacaacaacaacaacagcagcaacaacagcagcaacaacaacaacatttaaatcaacaacaaattttacATCAACAATTACATCATCATTTAAGTAGTAGTTTAGGTGGTGCacaatttacaaatattcaacaacaacaacaacaacaaagtggtaatatattttataattcacCATATAATTCATCACAAGTTTATATGAATCCATATGGTACTAGTATTACAAATACTTCTTTAGCTGGTCCTTCAACAACAAGTAGTGCTATGCAACATATGATCACTAATATGACTtcttcaaatattattgtaaataatcaaaacaataataataatgatcaaaataataataataataataataacaataacaatagtacaacaaattcaaatgtaaacaataacaataatacaacaaatacaccatcatcaccaccacaaccaaatAATTGTACACCAACTCAAACATCAATAATTACATCGAATGGAGTTGTTGTACCAAGTTTACAAATGAGAGGTACAATTACTAATCCTCCACCAGTATTACCAACTCCTGATACTTTGgttttacaacaacaacaacaacaacaacaacaacaacaacaacaacaacaacaacaacaacaacaacaacaacaacaacaacaacaacaacaacaagagaCACCTCATACACCAACTAGTAATAGTATTAGTTCACCAAGGTCATCACCTGTTCATCAACAATCACcatcaaatacaaatacaaccacaacttcaacaacaacaattagacATAGTGCTGTAACACAATTATCATTTGCAGGATTACATAATCAACAAGTTTCACCAATTTCACCACGTTCTCCTCGTTCACCACATGGTACATCTGGTGATTATAATGATGGTAGTCAATCACCTTCCTCTCGTAGAAAGAATAGATTCACtgattttcaaattaaaagaatGAATGATTGTTTCGAGAatttagataaaaataataatggtaaattcACAAGTGAAGAAATTTGTCAAATCGCCACAGAGTTGGGTTTAACTGATCAACAAGTTCGTGTATTCTTTCAAAATAAACGTGCCCGTTCACGTCCTTCTCCAAGAGGTCAACCTACGAATCCATTAACTTCTTCAACTAATAATGGtaacaatagtaatttaGCTTTACAacatttacaacaacaacatttaCAACAagtccaacaacaacaacaacaattattacaattacaacaacaacagcaacaacaacaacaacaattacatcAACAATCTGCTAATACAACACctcaattaaattcaatgaaCCCTAACagtattaattataataataataataataataataataataataataataataataataataataataataataataataataataataataataataataatattattaataataatatcacaacaataaatgaataa
- the fnkD-1 gene encoding FNIP repeat-containing protein: MDIISTTFDQINTHIKFTNQKKIEFQNHIEKEWEIITQLESNEQFTVYMSKKLKGPNFTNNRFGLCTVKKIKSQYFNENEILNHIKLRDNKYVLKYYGCGKDNNQDVYIYLEFIEYSIPISKVKLIPNDSSIDNFNNVSNTIIELVTCKLVESLNCIHKDNKIVHGNIKGENILLVNDESEYGFSVKFINFSLNIGYEDSIHLDMFNLGCVLIQMLGCDCTKDENIDFLFSKIPNHLVEKFKKVISQLLSKNINNQILTDIISNKITTSLPKYSTLIGEPNDGLIYIGIQNNSDGLILPLFNQPICKKTFTYGVYYLSLSSFHRQLNVGVIPESIHTLELASFNQTILPGVIPTSVRTLKLPSYNKTLTQGSIPKGVRTLLLSSFNQPLTTDIIPKTVTILKLQSFNQPIEWGALPCSLVELSLASYKQPLQWGVIPYYISTLELPLASAPFSEGSIPSGVSKLIQQGEIQQINKPIKINNENNQNYMSCSQNEFDSKLTLILNSKITRESLFFGLKYLELSTFNQSFETLPIPETVEYLKLPMYNQPLTPKLLPSGIKFLILPSFNHPIRGESIPPSVIHLVFNKLFSVIESIPSSVKYLDLGDEYYVYPGHLLHSVLSFRSGLKFRVTDPIPYSQSLTNLNLYNFNIELLKNGISSNVTSLTLGSNFTNIESLSNLPSSVTNLSFGITTLNEKAISDITKYVKSTVTTITVNNEQIRKKIN; the protein is encoded by the exons atGGATATTATATCTACAACTTTTGATCAAATAAATACTCatataaaatttacaaaccaaaaaaaaattgaatttcaaaatcatattgaaaaagaatgGGAGATTATAACCCAATTAGAATCTAACGAACAATTCACTGTCTATAtgtcaaaaaaattaaaaggtccaaattttacaaataatcGTTTTGGTTTATGTActgttaaaaaaattaaatctcaATATTTT aatgaaaatgaaattttaaatcatattaaattaagagataataaatatgttttaaaatattatggGTGTGGtaaagataataatcaagatgtttatatttatttggaaTTTATAGAATATTCAAtaccaatttcaaaagtTAAATTAATTCCAAATGATAGTTCAatagataattttaataatgtttcAAATACAATTATTGAATTGGTAACATGTAAATTGGTAGAATCATTAAATTGTATTCacaaagataataaaatcgTTCATGGTAATATAAAAGgtgaaaatatattattggtTAATGATGAAAGTGAATATGGATTTAgtgttaaatttattaatttctccTTAAACATTGGTTACGAAGATTCAATCCATTTGGATATGTTTAATTTGGGTTgtgttttaattcaaatgttGGGTTGTGACTGTacaaaagatgaaaatattgattttttattttcaaaaattccaaatcatttagttgaaaaatttaaaaaagtaatttcaCAATTActttctaaaaatattaataatcaaattctAACTGATATAATTTCCAATAag atTACAACAAGTTTACCAAAATATTCAACTTTAATTGGTGAACCAAATGATggtttaatttatattggaattcaaaacaattctgatggtttaattttaccattatttaatcaaccaatttgtaaaaaaacatttacatatggtgtttattatttatctttatcttcaTTTCATAGACAATTAAATGTTGGTGTAATTCCTGAAAGTATTCATACATTGGAATTGGCTTCATTTAATCAAACCATTTTACCAGGTGTAATTCCAACTAGTGTTCGTACTTTAAAGTTACCATCTTATAACAAAACACTTACTCAAGGTTCAATTCCTAAAGGGGTTagaacattattattatcatcatttaacCAACCATTAACAACAGACATTATTCCAAAAACtgtaacaattttaaaattacaatctTTTAATCAGCCAATAGAATGGGGTGCTTTACCATGTAGTTTAGTTGAATTATCATTAGCCTCATATAAACAACCACTTCAATGGGGAGTGATACCATATTATATTTCAACATTAGAGTTACCATTGGCTTCTGCACCATTTAGCGAAGGTTCCATTCCAAGTGgtgtttcaaaattaattcaacaagGTGAAATACAACAAATTAacaaaccaattaaaattaataatgaaaataatcaaaactATATGTCCTGTTCtcaaaatgaatttgattcaaaattaactttaattttaaattcaaagatTACTAgagaatcattattttttggtttaaaatatttagaaCTTTCAACATTTAATCAATCATTTGAAACTTTACCAATTCCTGAAACTGTTGAATACTTAAAGTTACCAATGTATAACCAGCCATTAACaccaaaattattaccaagcggaattaaatttttaatattaccatCATTTAATCATCCAATTAGGGGTGAATCTATTCCACCATCTGTAATTCACCTAGTTTTcaataaacttttttcaGTTATTGAATCAATACCTTCATCAGTTAAATATTTGGATTTGGGTGATGAATATTATGTTTATCCAGGTCATTTGTTACATTCAGTTCTATCATTTAGAAGTGGATTAAAATTTAGAGTTACAGACCCCATTCCATATTCTCAATCgttaacaaatttaaatctttataattttaatattgaattattaaaaaatggtatTTCATCAAATGTAACATCGTTAACACTTGGTTCAAATTTTACTAATATTGAAAGTTTATCAAATCTTCCATCATCAGTAACAAATCTATCATTTGGTATAACaactttaaatgaaaaagcTATTTCTGATATTACAAAATATGTAAAATCTACTGTAACAACAATAACTGTTAATAATGAACaaataagaaaaaagataaattaa
- the g6pd-1 gene encoding glucose 6-phosphate-1-dehydrogenase, producing MTSTPDSRSVLTVIILGASGDLAKKKTYPALFGLYLRDLLPSNTIIYGYARSHIEIGDFKARISKGLKGDEEKKKQFLNLLHYHSGKYDEKASYDEFEKLILAEEKKQQGVDKFNRLFYMAIPPSIFIEVSIGIHGSLISKNGWSRVIVEKPFGRDLASSRELVSELGKLFKEKDLFRIDHYLGKEMVQNLMVLRFANAVFEPLWSKSHISSITITFKEDIGTEGRGGYFDQFGIIRDVMQNHLLQVLSLVAMEPPVSLNADDITNEKVKLLRCIQPIKMSEVVLGQYTSDPEGKIPAYLDDEGVPKDSTTPTYAAAVFHINNPRWRGMPFILKCGKALDERKTEVRIQFKRPDNFLFSDDDISRNELVMRIQPGEAVYLKLLSKKPGLENKIEQTELDLSYRHRFENLDLPDAYERLILDSIKGDHNLFVRDDELDVAWQIFTPLLDQIEKEKIKPEPYSFGSRGPKSADELSKKFGFIRSLGYNWPGNSPQGSKK from the exons atgacatCAACACCAGACTCTCGTTCAGTTTTAACAGTAATTATTTTAGGTGCATCAGGTGATCTTGCAAAGAAAAAGACCTATCCAGCACTCTTTGGTTTATATCTTAGAGATTTGTTACCAAGCAACACAATCATTTATGGTTATGCTAGATCACatattgaaattggtgatttCAAAGCTAGAATCTCAAAAGG atTAAAAGGTGatgaagaaaagaaaaaacaatttttaaatttattacatTATCATTCAGGTAAATATGATGAAAAAGCATCctatgatgaatttgaaaaattaattttagcaGAAGAAAAGAAACAACAAGGTGTTGATAAATTCAATCGTTTATTCTATATGGCAATTCCACCATCAATTTTCATTGAAGTTAGTATTGGTATTCATGGTTCATTGATCTCAAAGAATGGTTGGTCAAGAGTTATCGTTGAGAAACCATTTGGACGTGATTTAGCATCCTCAAGAGAGTTGGTTAGTGAATTGGGTAAACTTTTCAAAGAGAAAGATTTATTCCGTATCGATCATTATTTGGGTAAAGAGATGGTACAAAATTTAATGGTATTAAGATTCGCCAATGCAGTATTCGAGCCATTATGGTCAAAATCACATATCTCTTCAATCACCATCACATTCAAAGAAGACATTGGTACCGAGGGTAGAGGTGGTTATTTCGATCAATTTGGTATCATTAGAGATGTAATGCAAAATCATTTGCTTCAAGTACTCTCTTTGGTTGCAATGGAGCCACCAGTGTCATTGAATGCCGATGATATCACCAATGAAAAGGTTAAATTACTTCGTTGTATTCAACCAATTAAAATGAGTGAAGTTGTACTCGGTCAATATACTTCCGATCCTGAAGGTAAAATTCCAGCCTATTTAGATGATGAAGGTGTTCCAAAGGATTCAACCACTCCAACCTATGCTGCCGCTGTTTTCCATATCAATAATCCAAGATGGAGAGGTATGCCATTCATCTTAAAATGTGGTAAAGCTTTAGATGAAAGAAAAACTGAAGTTAGAATTCAATTCAAACGTCCAGATAACTTTTTATTCTCTGATGATGATATCTCAAGAAATGAATTAGTTATGAGAATTCAACCAGGTGAAGCTGTTTacttaaaattattatcaaagaaACCAGGTTTAGAAAAT aaAATTGAACAAACTGAATTAGATTTATCATATCGTCATAGATTTGAAAATCTTGATTTACCAGATGCATATGAACGTTTAATtcttgattcaattaaaggTGATCATAACCTTTTCGTCAGAGATGATGAATTAGATGTTGCATGGCAAATATTTACACCATTACTCgatcaaattgaaaaagaaaagattaaACCTGAACCATATTCCTTTGGTTCACGTGGTCCAAAATCTGCTGATGAATTATCAAAGAAATTTGGTTTCATTAGATCCTTAGGTTATAATTGGCCAGGTAATTCTCCACAAGgtagtaaaaaataa